In Quercus robur chromosome 11, dhQueRobu3.1, whole genome shotgun sequence, the following proteins share a genomic window:
- the LOC126704867 gene encoding uncharacterized protein LOC126704867 yields the protein MVDHRSLCSTPVLGAQCSQIADPSLSSLKFILSVGVGYCDWGIRHEACACPLSGLGNYGQIFDTKTTYQDSSPMQDSSFVLDSFPVQDSSSSSKRIRVDLENLPSDPRLRQKISSYHPNNHDEIRRHYLTKGPCQPVLYDYPVSYFSKKPRRFRSEWYVGRKWLEYSIDKDAAFCFYCYLFGWHDVGKQGGGETFVTKGFKLWNQLAKLDSHVRGVNSTHNQVVKKNEDLLKEKQHIQSVLVKQSNKDILDYRVQLNAIVDCMRFLLCWRLAFRGHDESQGSSVKGNFLELLQFLGDHNESINEVLQTAPKNCKLTHSDIQKDIVNAIACETSKAIINDLDNGFFSILVDESHNISVKEQMSLVLRYVNEKGIIIERFLGIVYVASTTALSLKCAIECLLYEHNLSLSNLRGQGYDGASNMQVSGRPRRNTQRKTNLPHYRVELFYTVIDMQLQELNNRFSEVNTDLLLCMACLNPSNSFVAFDKEKLILLTKFYPYDFLGTDILALDSQL from the exons ATGGTAGATCACAGATCGCTCTGCTCAACTCCAGTGCTCGGTGCTCAGTGCTCCCAGATCGCAGATCCCTCCCTGAgctccctcaag TTTATCTTATCCGTTGGTGTTG GCTATTGTGACTGGGGCATCAGGCATGAGGCTTGTGCTTGTCCATTGAGTGGGTTAGGG aattatggacaaatatttgatacGAAAACCACGTACCAAGATTCATCTCCTATGCAAGATTCATCTTTTGTCCTAGATTCATTTCCTGTGcaagattcatcttcatcttctaagcgAATTCGTGTTGACTTAGAAAATCTTCCTTCAGATCCTAGGCTACGACAAAAGATATCATCTTATCATCCTAATAATCATGATGAAATAAGAAGACATTATTTAACAAAAGGCCCTTGTCAACCTGTTCTTTATGATTACCCTGtatcatatttttctaaaaagccCCGTCGATTTAGATCCGAATGGTATGTGGGTAGAAAGTGGTTGGAATATAGTATAGACAAGGATGCggcattttgtttttattgctaCCTATTTGGGTGGCACGATGTTGGTAAGCAAGGAGGAGGTGAGACTTTTGTAacgaagggattcaaactttggaaTCAGCTTGCAAAGTTAGATTCTCATGTTAGAGGAGTTAATAGTACTCATAACCAAGTTGTCAAGAAGAATGAAGATCTACTGAAGGAAAAGCAACACATTCAAAGTGTTTTGGTTAAGCAATCAAATAAAGATATACTTGATTATCGGGTTCAATTAAATGCAATAGTTGATTGCATGAGATTCCTTTTATGCTGGAGATTAGCTTTTCGTGGTCACGATGAATCTCAAGGTTCAAGCGTTAAAGGAAATTTTCTTGAGCTTCTACAATTTTTGGGGGATCACAATGAATCTATTAATGAAGTGTTGCAAACAGCTCCGAAAAATTGCAAGCTTACCCACTCGGATATTCAAAAAGACATTGTGAATGCAATTGCATGTGAAACATCCAAAGCCATCATCAACGATCTTGACAATGGGTTTTTTTCAATATTAGTTGATGAGTCACATAATATCTCAGTGAAAGAACAAATGTCCCTCGTTCTTCGTTATGTGAACGAAAAAGGAATTATTATAGAGCGGTTCCTTGGTATTGTATATGTTGCAAGTACTACCGCTTTGTCACTCAAATGTGCTATTGAATGTTTACTTTATGAACATAATTTGAGTTTGTCGAACCTACGTGGGCAAGGTTATGACGGGGCTAGTAATATGCAAG TTAGTGGGAGGCCGCGACGCAACACACAACGAAAGACAAATTTACCTCATTATCGTGTTGAGCTATTCTACACAGTCATAGATATGCAACTTCAAGAGCTTAACAACCGTTTTTCTGAGGTGAATACCGATTTGCTACTTTGTATGGCTTGCTTGAACCCAAGTAATTCATTTGTGGCTTTTGATAAGGAAAAGTTGATACTTCTAACTAAGTTCTATCcctatgattttcttgggacagATATTTTGGCACTTGACTCTCAACTGTAG
- the LOC126707183 gene encoding uncharacterized protein LOC126707183, which yields MSKAPPEMDRTTSPISSKAHHHHLKHHHHRTLSPFSFYSPKLSIYILATCVILFILFNIQYSLQTPPSNSPLSTSSWSLMHQWQRVINTTTTTLASSSTNCTNELISLADKLRHSVTFLPLKDLRYTQTALQGHTWFMSSMYDTHEEYEVQYQQFPSENSHGRLLCLKGRDKHDGSWNSYALAWPDTLPFNATLMKGLTFVSYNHYNYDNIWHGLSAMVPFVAWHNKNKCEMPNRWVLYHWGELRLNMGLWLKTLMEATFNGPPYIEGFEGVLGDDEPVCFEKAVVMRHNEGGMSRERRMEVYDLMRCKARMHCNVSLEGRINAEVNDKGVPVIGITMFMRTGPRSFRNQTEVIGIFERECAKVDSCRVMVAYSNNLSFCEQVKLMSMTDILVSPHGAQLTNMFLMDRNSSVMEFFPKGWLKLAGVGQYVYHWIASWSGMRHQGAWRDPNGDKCPYPEDDRRCMSIFKSGKIGHNETYFGEWARNVLAEVKTRKMEEASKKISSTECACS from the exons ATGAGCAAAGCACCTCCAGAGATGGATAGAACTACAAGTCCCATCTCTAGCAAAGCTCATCATCACCATCTCAAACACCACCACCATCGCACTCTCTCACCATTCTCTTTCTACTCTCCCAAACTCTCTATCTACATCCTAGCCACCTGTGTCATTCTCTTCATTCTCTTCAATATTCAATATTCCCTCCAAACCCCACCATCTAATTCCCCATTATCAACCTCATCATGGTCTCTCATGCATCAATGGCAGAGAGTCATcaacaccaccacaaccaccctAGCGTCTTCCTCCACCAACTGTACCAACGAGCTCATATCCTTGGCCGACAAGCTCCGCCACTCGGTAACATTTCTCCCACTCAAAGATCTACGATACACACAAACCGCTCTTCAAGGCCACACCTGGTTCATGAGCTCTATGTATGACACTCATGAGGAATATGAGGTACAATACCAACAATTCCCTTCAGAAAACTCACATGGCAGGCTTCTGTGCCTGAAAGGACGAGACAAGCATGATGGGTCTTGGAACTCCTACGCACTCGCATGGCCAGACACTTTACCCTTTAATGCCACCCTCATGAAAGGCCTAACATTTGTGTCATACAATCATTACAACTATGACAATATCTGGCATGGTTTGTCAGCTATGGTACCCTTTGTGGCATGgcataacaaaaacaaatgtgAAATGCCCAATAGGTGGGTTTTATACCACTGGGGTGAGCTTAGGCTCAACATGGGGTTGTGGTTAAAGACCTTAATGGAGGCCACTTTTAATGGGCCACCATACATTGAAGGATTTGAAGGAGTACTTGGTGATGATGAGCCAGTTTGCTTTGAGAAAGCTGTGGTGATGAGGCACAATGAAGGAGGGATGTCAAGGGAGAGAAGGATGGAGGTGTATGATTTGATGAGGTGCAAGGCTAGAATGCACTGTAATGTGAGCCTGGAGGGTAGGATTAATGCTGAGGTCAATGATAAAGGAGTGCCTGTGATTGggatcaccatgttcatgaggACTGGTCCTAGATCCTTCAGGAATCAGACTGAAGTGATTGGGATCTTTGAGAGGGAGTGTGCTAAGGTGGACAGTTGCCGAGTTATGGTGGCTTACTCCAACAATCTCAGCTTCTGTGAGCAG GTGAAGCTGATGAGCATGACAGACATTCTAGTATCCCCTCACGGTGCCCAGTTAACCAACATGTTCCTAATGGACAGAAACAGCAGTGTGATGGAGTTTTTCCCTAAAGGCTGGCTAAAACTTGCAGGCGTAGGCCAATATGTGTATCATTGGATAGCTAGCTGGTCTGGGATGAGACATCAAGGTGCATGGCGAGATCCCAATGGGGACAAATGTCCCTACCCGGAAGACGATCGCCGCTGCATGTCCATCTTCAAGAGTGGCAAAATTGGACACAATGAGACGTACTTTGGTGAGTGGGCTAGAAATGTTTTGGCTGAAGTGAAGACTAGGAAGATGGAAGAAGCCTCAAAGAAGATCAGTTCTACTGAGTGTGCTTGTAGCTGA